One Streptomyces sp. NBC_00102 DNA segment encodes these proteins:
- a CDS encoding WhiB family transcriptional regulator: MADFSRLPGPNADLWDWQLLAACRGVDSSLFFHPEGERGAARSARETSAKEVCMRCPVRAECAAHALAVREPYGVWGGLTEDEREELMGRARNRLITASTHAGPGDSARPD; encoded by the coding sequence ATGGCAGATTTCTCCCGCCTTCCCGGACCCAACGCGGACCTGTGGGACTGGCAGCTGCTCGCGGCCTGCCGAGGGGTCGACAGTTCACTGTTCTTCCACCCCGAGGGCGAACGCGGAGCCGCCCGGAGCGCCCGCGAGACCTCGGCGAAAGAGGTGTGCATGCGCTGCCCGGTACGTGCCGAGTGCGCCGCCCACGCACTGGCCGTGCGCGAGCCCTACGGAGTGTGGGGCGGCCTGACCGAGGACGAGCGCGAAGAGCTGATGGGCCGCGCCCGCAACCGCCTGATCACGGCGTCCACCCACGCGGGTCCCGGCGACAGCGCGCGACCCGACTGA
- a CDS encoding response regulator transcription factor has protein sequence MTSVLVCDDSPLAREALRRAVATVPGVERVTTAANGEEVLRRWGADRSDLILMDVRMPGLGGVETVRRLLSADPGARIIMLTVAEDLDGVALAVAAGARGYLHKDASRAELRATVTQALADPTWRLAPRRLRSAEMGAAPTLTAREIQVLEGMSHGRSNAEIGRELFLSEDTVKTHARRLFKKLGASDRAHAVALGFRWGLVR, from the coding sequence ATGACATCCGTCCTCGTCTGCGACGACTCCCCGCTCGCCCGAGAGGCGCTCCGTCGCGCGGTTGCGACCGTGCCCGGCGTCGAGCGTGTGACGACGGCGGCCAACGGCGAGGAAGTACTCCGCCGCTGGGGGGCCGACCGTTCGGATTTGATTCTGATGGACGTACGCATGCCCGGTCTGGGGGGAGTGGAGACCGTCCGACGGCTGCTCTCCGCCGATCCCGGTGCCCGGATCATCATGCTGACGGTCGCCGAGGACCTGGACGGTGTCGCGCTCGCGGTCGCCGCCGGTGCCCGCGGCTACCTGCACAAGGACGCCTCGCGCGCCGAGCTGCGGGCCACCGTGACCCAGGCCCTGGCCGACCCGACGTGGCGGCTCGCCCCGCGCCGGCTGCGGTCCGCGGAGATGGGTGCGGCCCCCACGCTCACCGCGCGCGAGATCCAGGTGCTCGAAGGCATGAGCCACGGCCGTTCCAACGCGGAGATCGGGCGCGAGCTGTTCCTCTCCGAGGACACGGTCAAGACCCACGCCCGCAGGCTCTTCAAGAAGCTCGGCGCCTCGGACCGGGCCCACGCGGTGGCGCTCGGATTCCGCTGGGGTCTGGTGCGCTGA
- a CDS encoding sigma-70 family RNA polymerase sigma factor has translation MRDDETTVIAALVHRAVDGDAQATHDLLAHVHPLALRYCRSRLNRLPGDARHFVEDLAQEVCVAVLMALPRYRDTGRPFEAFVFAIAGHKVADLQRAAMRHPGSTAVPSDEMPERPDDSLGPEERALLSSDAAWAKKLLANLPENQRELLVLRVAVGLTAEETGQMLGMSPGAVRVAQHRALSRLRALAEQ, from the coding sequence ATGCGCGACGACGAGACGACGGTGATCGCTGCCCTGGTGCATCGGGCCGTGGACGGCGACGCGCAGGCGACACACGACCTGCTGGCCCATGTCCACCCCCTCGCACTGCGGTACTGCCGGTCCCGGCTGAACCGGCTGCCCGGTGACGCCCGTCACTTCGTCGAGGACCTGGCGCAGGAGGTCTGCGTGGCGGTGCTCATGGCGCTGCCGCGCTACCGCGACACCGGCCGCCCCTTCGAGGCGTTCGTCTTCGCCATCGCCGGACACAAGGTCGCCGACCTCCAGCGCGCCGCGATGCGCCACCCGGGTTCCACGGCCGTCCCGTCCGACGAGATGCCCGAACGCCCCGACGACTCCCTCGGCCCGGAGGAACGCGCCCTGCTCAGCAGTGACGCCGCCTGGGCCAAGAAGCTCCTCGCCAACCTCCCGGAGAACCAGCGCGAGCTGCTCGTCCTGCGGGTCGCGGTCGGACTGACCGCCGAGGAGACCGGACAGATGCTGGGGATGTCCCCGGGCGCCGTACGCGTCGCCCAGCACCGCGCGCTCAGCCGGCTGCGAGCCCTCGCCGAGCAGTGA